A window from Komagataeibacter xylinus encodes these proteins:
- a CDS encoding LuxR C-terminal-related transcriptional regulator codes for MIYLFENVIDLAAAMRQASEIDELNRSFRTLVARLGPFAHAAGTVHKTRLGERYLIDTTYPEQWLEHYVRNNYQKIDPVIDPVSHGLTPYDWKQVYIRNADQRKIMNEFRDIGFQTGHAIPFYLTPSILLLVSVASPEKEIDFRTQALLQLIVGQYHTRYCQLAKLLAHDDRPLVTEREQECLLWVAQGKDTTEIGSILSISDNTVKHHLKNLMQKLGCHNRVQAVVRAIQLGLIHP; via the coding sequence ATGATCTATCTTTTCGAAAACGTCATCGATCTGGCTGCTGCAATGCGGCAGGCATCCGAAATAGATGAACTGAACCGGTCTTTTCGGACACTCGTGGCCCGACTTGGGCCGTTTGCTCATGCTGCGGGGACAGTCCACAAGACCAGGCTTGGTGAGCGCTACCTGATCGACACGACCTATCCTGAACAATGGCTGGAACACTACGTCCGGAATAATTACCAGAAGATTGATCCCGTCATAGATCCCGTCAGCCACGGCCTGACGCCCTATGACTGGAAGCAGGTCTATATCCGGAATGCAGACCAGCGAAAAATAATGAATGAATTCAGGGATATTGGTTTTCAGACTGGGCACGCCATCCCGTTTTACTTAACCCCGAGCATACTACTTCTGGTGAGTGTGGCTTCCCCTGAAAAAGAGATCGACTTCCGAACGCAAGCACTGCTTCAACTGATTGTTGGTCAATATCACACGCGTTATTGTCAACTCGCCAAACTGCTGGCTCATGATGACCGCCCGCTTGTGACAGAGCGAGAGCAAGAATGTCTCCTTTGGGTTGCTCAGGGCAAGGACACAACCGAGATCGGTTCCATTCTTTCGATAAGCGACAATACCGTCAAGCATCATCTAAAGAACCTGATGCAGAAACTTGGGTGCCACAATCGTGTGCAGGCTGTCGTACGCGCCATTCAACTTGGCCTGATACATCCATGA
- a CDS encoding sulfotransferase — MLSPLVHFMSGLPRSGSTLLAAILRQNPVVAEAGYISPVAPMIVKLTSVMVEGEYQTEFDTKTRDRVLQGVLLNYYGKLSAPEGQQPMIIDNSRIWCTRLGLANALFPGSKVICCVRDPVWIIDSFERLIQKNPLLGSKIVPIERRGNLYSRIDYILAADGPFGFCWRAFNEAYHGDMAHNLIIVDYDRLVNDPAGTMAILTDALQLPAWSYDFERVQFEEPVAFDQNLNSPGQHIVRERVGAIPRRLSIPPEIASRLAGGTFWRDPRKNPGGATIIA, encoded by the coding sequence ATGCTTTCACCGCTCGTCCACTTCATGTCCGGTCTGCCACGCTCAGGTTCGACCCTGCTAGCCGCAATCCTACGCCAGAATCCGGTTGTAGCCGAAGCGGGGTATATTTCTCCCGTTGCACCAATGATCGTTAAACTCACCTCAGTCATGGTCGAGGGAGAATACCAGACCGAATTTGACACCAAAACCCGCGATCGTGTCCTGCAGGGCGTGCTGCTGAACTATTACGGCAAGCTGTCAGCGCCCGAAGGTCAACAACCGATGATCATTGATAACAGCCGCATCTGGTGCACCCGTCTCGGACTGGCAAACGCACTCTTTCCCGGTTCCAAAGTCATCTGCTGCGTAAGGGACCCGGTCTGGATTATTGATTCTTTCGAGCGCCTCATTCAGAAAAATCCGCTGCTGGGATCAAAAATCGTGCCCATCGAACGCCGGGGCAATCTTTACAGCCGCATAGACTACATCCTTGCGGCAGACGGTCCGTTCGGCTTCTGCTGGCGAGCCTTCAACGAAGCCTATCATGGTGATATGGCGCATAATCTTATTATCGTCGATTATGACCGTCTGGTGAACGATCCAGCCGGGACGATGGCCATCCTCACCGATGCACTCCAGCTTCCTGCATGGAGCTACGATTTTGAACGCGTACAGTTCGAAGAACCTGTTGCATTCGACCAGAACCTGAATTCGCCCGGTCAGCATATCGTGCGTGAGCGGGTTGGGGCTATACCCCGGAGACTGTCTATTCCTCCCGAAATTGCTTCCCGGTTGGCAGGTGGTACTTTCTGGCGTGATCCCCGCAAAAATCCGGGTGGAGCTACGATCATTGCCTGA
- the pyk gene encoding pyruvate kinase, protein MPESSPPGIVATIGPVSANHEMLLALSGAGMTMARLNGSHNTSEWHRRTIRLIKETLPGVPILLDIPGRKIRTVPLVHEPTFRAGDVIILTTDRQHDGSIKIPVNFKQFHEFIIPGFEIQADDGHLSFTVEKVRGCDVHIRAKVDGVLRSRKGVNVPQARFERPLVTEHDREMMAFAHENDVDFVGVSFVESAAHVAAIRELIMREPLGVVSKLENQGGLDHMDEIIAASNMVMIDRGDLAVETSPELVCLFQKRILTAAQRQKTPVIVATELLNTMIEHPYPTKAEISDITNAVLDGASFLMLSGETAIGSYPVEATSRLQRIGQAVSAYIQHQRS, encoded by the coding sequence TTGCCTGAGTCCTCCCCGCCTGGGATCGTGGCGACAATCGGCCCTGTTTCTGCAAATCATGAAATGCTGCTGGCCCTTTCTGGTGCGGGCATGACCATGGCGAGGTTGAACGGATCCCATAACACAAGCGAATGGCATCGGCGAACAATCAGGCTGATAAAGGAAACTTTACCCGGCGTTCCTATCCTTCTGGACATTCCAGGCAGGAAGATTAGGACAGTGCCTCTGGTTCATGAACCAACGTTCAGGGCCGGGGATGTCATTATCCTGACCACTGACCGCCAGCATGACGGTTCAATCAAAATACCGGTCAATTTCAAGCAGTTTCATGAATTCATAATACCTGGCTTCGAGATCCAGGCCGATGACGGTCATCTATCATTCACCGTGGAAAAAGTACGCGGGTGCGACGTGCATATCCGGGCAAAAGTCGATGGTGTACTGCGGAGCCGCAAAGGCGTGAATGTGCCGCAGGCTCGCTTCGAACGCCCATTGGTCACAGAGCATGACCGTGAAATGATGGCTTTCGCCCACGAAAATGACGTGGACTTTGTTGGCGTCAGTTTCGTGGAAAGCGCGGCGCACGTCGCAGCGATCCGGGAGCTTATAATGCGAGAGCCATTGGGTGTCGTCTCCAAGTTGGAAAACCAGGGAGGGCTGGACCACATGGATGAAATTATCGCCGCATCCAATATGGTGATGATCGACCGCGGTGATCTTGCGGTAGAAACCAGTCCCGAACTGGTATGTCTATTTCAGAAACGCATTTTGACAGCAGCACAAAGACAGAAAACGCCAGTTATCGTAGCGACCGAACTCCTGAACACCATGATCGAGCACCCATACCCCACCAAGGCTGAAATCAGCGATATTACCAACGCAGTTCTGGACGGGGCCAGCTTTCTGATGTTGTCGGGTGAAACGGCGATCGGATCTTATCCAGTGGAGGCAACATCACGTTTGCAGCGAATAGGGCAAGCTGTTAGCGCGTATATACAACACCAGCGCAGTTGA
- a CDS encoding DUF3991 and TOPRIM domain-containing protein, with protein sequence MAYASSPEAQQRELDELRNAVNCAVVLEKAGFRLDRQATAQRSARNLKFRRDSEAIIVNHDGRGWWDPKGDGKGDVFKLVQYLDPSKNLGHVRQELRALIGRSPTLEVVERTKGAADRPRRDPAELWNRRTAPGQGTAAWRYLTEIRGLPDHIVAIAGQQGALKEGPHGTAWFGHRDVDGQFTGMEMRGPDYKGFSTGGVGKRLFGFRADGGEAPVTRLVVTEAAIDALSFAALDRFHKGTLYTSTGGGMSPESEANLKRVMMQVASQPEARLVVAVDNDLQGDRYAGKFAAMAQDVGLWSGRVSPKGPGEDWNAVLRTRREGMQAGSVPVAPLCRLSEVLGSGSKAQPETVSPSWLGQAEAHGTQRPPRVSASSLPASSEPVGKPVGPRSSSSPGMSL encoded by the coding sequence ATGGCTTACGCGTCTTCCCCAGAAGCACAGCAAAGAGAACTTGATGAGCTTCGCAATGCTGTAAACTGCGCCGTTGTTCTGGAGAAAGCCGGGTTCCGGCTGGATCGGCAGGCCACCGCGCAGCGTTCCGCCCGCAACCTGAAATTTCGCCGTGACAGTGAGGCCATTATTGTCAATCACGATGGCAGGGGCTGGTGGGACCCGAAGGGCGACGGCAAGGGCGATGTCTTCAAGCTTGTCCAGTATCTCGATCCTTCAAAGAACCTGGGTCATGTCAGGCAGGAACTTCGCGCCCTGATCGGCAGGAGCCCGACGCTCGAAGTTGTCGAGCGTACGAAGGGAGCCGCTGACAGACCGCGGCGCGATCCCGCTGAACTGTGGAACCGTCGCACCGCACCCGGGCAGGGGACGGCTGCATGGCGCTATCTGACGGAGATCCGTGGTTTGCCCGACCATATTGTCGCGATTGCCGGACAGCAGGGGGCGCTGAAGGAAGGCCCGCACGGAACCGCCTGGTTCGGCCACCGGGATGTGGACGGGCAGTTCACCGGGATGGAAATGCGGGGGCCGGATTACAAGGGGTTTTCGACGGGCGGGGTTGGCAAGCGTCTCTTCGGTTTCCGGGCCGACGGGGGAGAGGCGCCCGTGACGCGCCTTGTCGTCACCGAGGCGGCCATTGATGCATTGTCCTTTGCTGCACTCGATCGCTTCCACAAAGGAACGCTCTATACCTCGACGGGTGGCGGCATGAGCCCAGAGAGCGAAGCGAACCTGAAAAGGGTCATGATGCAGGTCGCCTCCCAGCCTGAAGCGCGACTGGTTGTTGCCGTTGATAACGACCTGCAGGGGGATCGTTATGCCGGGAAGTTCGCTGCGATGGCACAGGACGTCGGTCTCTGGTCAGGACGGGTATCTCCGAAGGGGCCGGGAGAGGATTGGAATGCGGTCCTGAGGACCCGCAGGGAAGGAATGCAGGCAGGTTCTGTTCCCGTTGCGCCCTTGTGCCGCCTGTCCGAAGTCCTGGGTTCAGGGTCGAAGGCACAGCCGGAGACGGTATCTCCGTCATGGCTGGGTCAGGCCGAGGCGCACGGCACGCAGCGGCCGCCGCGGGTTTCGGCCTCCTCATTGCCTGCTTCGTCTGAACCTGTGGGCAAGCCCGTCGGGCCACGTTCAAGTTCATCGCCGGGGATGTCCTTGTGA
- the ssb gene encoding single-stranded DNA-binding protein: MSQSVNRAIIIGHLGRDPDLAARREGEGKIASFGVATSETWTDRASGERREKTQWHRVVSFNDHLSAVIERRCQKGTLVYVEGHLETRKWTDQQGQDRYVTEIIIDRFDGNLKVLANGRSTGDGRFDENRPSRSNAQRPAPATTSSAQDVDDEIPF, encoded by the coding sequence ATGAGCCAGTCAGTCAATCGCGCCATCATCATCGGTCACCTGGGCCGGGATCCGGATCTTGCCGCACGCAGGGAAGGGGAGGGCAAAATCGCATCCTTCGGCGTGGCGACAAGTGAAACCTGGACCGATCGCGCGAGCGGTGAGCGCCGGGAAAAAACCCAGTGGCACCGTGTCGTCTCTTTCAACGATCACCTTTCAGCCGTGATCGAACGTCGGTGCCAGAAGGGAACGCTGGTCTATGTCGAAGGCCATCTCGAGACACGCAAATGGACCGATCAGCAGGGACAGGACCGTTATGTGACCGAGATCATCATTGATCGGTTTGATGGAAACCTGAAGGTGCTGGCCAATGGTCGAAGCACGGGCGATGGACGTTTTGATGAAAATCGCCCGTCGCGGAGTAATGCACAGCGCCCGGCCCCTGCCACAACTTCCAGCGCGCAGGACGTGGATGACGAAATCCCGTTTTAG